A stretch of Mus caroli chromosome 5, CAROLI_EIJ_v1.1, whole genome shotgun sequence DNA encodes these proteins:
- the Pdap1 gene encoding 28 kDa heat- and acid-stable phosphoprotein — MPKGGRKGGHKGRVRQYTSPEEIDAQLQAEKQKANEEDEQEEGGDGASGDPKKEKKSLDSDESEDEDDDYQQKRKGVEGLIDIENPNRVAQTTKKVTQLDLDGPKELSRREREEIEKQKAKERYMKMHLAGKTEQAKADLARLAIIRKQREEAARKKEEERKAKDDATLSGKRMQSLSLNK, encoded by the exons GTAGAAAGGGAGGCCACAAAGGCCGAGTGAGGCAGTATACAAGCCCGGAGGAGATCGATGCCCAGCTACAGGCTGAGAAGCAGAAGGCCAAC GAAGAAGATGAACAAGAAGAAGGTGGAGATGGGGCTTCAGGTGacccaaaaaaggaaaagaagtctcTAGACTCAGATGAgagtgaagatgaagatgatgactACCAG CAAAAGCGAAAAGGTGTGGAAGGGCTCATTGACATTGAGAACCCCAACCGGGTGGCACAGACAACTAAGAAGGTCACGCAGCTGGATCTGGACGGGCCGAAGGAGCTTTCCAGGAGAGAAAG AGAAGAAATAGAgaagcaaaaagcaaaagaacGCTACATGAAGATGCATTTGgctgggaagacagagcaggccaaggctgatctcgCCCGGCTGGCAATCATCCGGAAACAGCGGGAGGAGgcagcaagaaagaaagaggaagaaaggaaag CAAAAGATGACGCAACTTTGTCAGGAAAACGAATGCAGTCGCTCTCCCTGAATAAGTAA